The Marinilongibacter aquaticus genome has a window encoding:
- a CDS encoding DASH family cryptochrome, whose protein sequence is MRDILFWFRNDLRLHDNEAFIRATDLGRVLPVYVIDPSIFEVTKLGFKKTGKYRLKFLLESLQDLKNNLQHLGSDLIVRIGKPDEELAKIAQERDVLYVLSSKEVTQEETNLEFELSQRLKRLNIDMELIWQATLYHVRELPLQIKFLPDVFTDFRKIMDKQSVIRRLQPTPEKLHSISDIELGEIPKMTDFGFEEEDENLENVFFKGGETAALERLDEFIWKKEIIKNYKETRNQLLGNDFSSKLSAWISLGCISPRKIYFEVKRYETEILKNESTYWVIFELMWRDYFHFVALKYGVRLFKKCGIKHDLNKTWRKDKKEFKRWRKGKTGIPLIDANMRELQETGYMSNRGRQLVTSFFTKDLKLEWWWGAMYFESKLIDYDVCSNWGNWNYIAGIGNDPRPNRYFNIAMQSEKYDPQGEYIKHWLPELKEVPAHMLHHFDKQKPEELEQYGVILGENYPHPLLTLP, encoded by the coding sequence ATGCGAGATATACTATTTTGGTTTAGAAACGACCTGCGTCTACACGACAACGAAGCCTTTATTCGGGCCACGGACCTCGGCCGTGTATTGCCCGTTTATGTTATCGATCCTTCTATTTTCGAAGTGACAAAATTGGGTTTCAAAAAAACAGGGAAATACCGCCTGAAATTTTTACTCGAGTCTTTGCAAGACCTCAAAAACAACTTGCAGCATTTGGGTTCAGACCTTATCGTTCGCATCGGTAAGCCCGACGAAGAGTTGGCCAAAATAGCCCAGGAGCGAGATGTACTTTATGTGCTCAGCTCGAAAGAAGTGACTCAGGAAGAAACCAACCTCGAATTTGAGCTTTCTCAGCGATTGAAAAGGCTGAACATCGACATGGAACTCATATGGCAAGCTACCTTATACCATGTACGCGAGCTGCCCTTGCAAATCAAATTCCTGCCCGACGTCTTCACCGATTTCCGAAAAATAATGGACAAGCAATCGGTTATTCGCAGGCTACAGCCTACACCCGAAAAACTGCACAGCATTTCGGATATCGAGCTTGGCGAGATTCCTAAAATGACCGATTTCGGTTTTGAAGAAGAAGATGAAAACCTCGAAAACGTGTTTTTCAAAGGTGGCGAAACCGCGGCTCTCGAAAGGCTTGACGAATTCATCTGGAAAAAGGAAATCATTAAAAACTATAAAGAAACCCGCAATCAACTTCTCGGAAACGATTTTTCTTCAAAGCTTTCGGCCTGGATCAGTTTAGGCTGCATTTCTCCACGAAAAATCTATTTCGAAGTGAAACGCTACGAAACGGAAATCCTGAAAAACGAATCGACCTATTGGGTGATTTTCGAATTGATGTGGCGAGATTATTTCCATTTTGTTGCCCTGAAATACGGTGTGCGGCTTTTCAAAAAGTGCGGTATAAAACACGACCTGAACAAAACTTGGCGAAAAGACAAAAAGGAGTTCAAAAGATGGCGAAAAGGCAAAACGGGCATTCCATTGATCGACGCCAACATGCGAGAACTGCAAGAAACAGGCTATATGTCGAATCGTGGCCGCCAACTCGTAACCAGCTTTTTCACCAAAGACCTGAAACTCGAATGGTGGTGGGGAGCCATGTATTTCGAAAGCAAACTTATCGATTACGATGTATGCAGCAACTGGGGCAACTGGAATTACATTGCAGGAATTGGCAATGACCCCAGGCCCAACCGCTATTTCAATATCGCGATGCAAAGTGAAAAATACGATCCGCAAGGCGAATACATCAAACACTGGCTTCCGGAATTAAAAGAAGTGCCTGCACACATGCTGCACCATTTCGACAAACAGAAACCCGAAGAGTTGGAACAGTACGGCGTAATTTTGGGAGAAAATTACCCTCACCCTTTGCTCACCTTACCATAA
- a CDS encoding LemA family protein: MKKLGTLVIVGLVILFGLYGCNSYNGLVQKDNKVDELWSNVQTQYQRRADLINNLVKTVQGAADFEKSTLTQVIDARAKATSMQLSASDLTEENLAKFQAAQDQLSGALSRLLVSVERYPDLKANQNFLELQAQIEGTENRISVARNDFNAGVSDYNLSVRTFPMNLMAGIFGFERRAFFKAAESAQDAPDVNFDFK; encoded by the coding sequence ATGAAAAAATTAGGAACTTTAGTAATTGTTGGCCTTGTCATTCTGTTTGGCCTATACGGCTGCAATTCGTACAACGGCCTTGTACAAAAAGACAACAAAGTAGACGAGCTTTGGTCGAATGTACAGACCCAATACCAAAGAAGAGCCGACTTGATCAACAATTTGGTAAAAACGGTACAGGGAGCTGCCGATTTCGAAAAAAGTACTTTGACACAAGTAATCGATGCCCGTGCAAAAGCCACATCGATGCAACTCAGTGCCAGCGATCTTACAGAAGAAAATTTAGCGAAATTTCAGGCTGCTCAGGATCAATTGAGTGGTGCCCTGAGCCGGCTTTTGGTAAGCGTAGAGCGTTATCCCGATTTGAAAGCCAATCAGAATTTTCTTGAATTGCAGGCTCAAATTGAAGGCACGGAAAACAGAATATCTGTGGCCCGAAACGACTTCAATGCGGGAGTGAGCGATTACAACCTTTCGGTGCGTACATTTCCCATGAACCTCATGGCCGGTATCTTTGGCTTTGAGCGTAGAGCCTTCTTCAAAGCAGCCGAATCTGCTCAAGATGCTCCAGACGTGAATTTTGATTTCAAATAA
- a CDS encoding TPM domain-containing protein, with the protein MFFTQSEQHEIVEAIKAAELETSGEVKLHVEKHCPTDNPMERAQEVFFMLALDNTALRNGVLFYLALEDRKFAILGDSGIDAKVDDGFWNEVKETLISHFKTGEYVKGLKEGIEKAGLSLKAHFPYQSDDINELSDDISFGDDE; encoded by the coding sequence ATGTTTTTTACTCAGTCTGAACAACACGAAATTGTAGAAGCCATAAAAGCTGCGGAATTGGAAACTTCAGGCGAGGTGAAACTGCATGTCGAGAAGCACTGCCCTACGGACAACCCAATGGAACGTGCCCAAGAAGTTTTCTTTATGCTTGCATTGGACAACACCGCATTGCGAAATGGGGTGTTGTTCTACCTGGCCCTTGAAGACCGAAAATTTGCGATCCTGGGCGATTCGGGTATTGATGCTAAAGTAGACGATGGATTCTGGAACGAGGTGAAGGAAACCTTGATCAGCCATTTCAAAACAGGCGAATATGTGAAGGGTCTAAAAGAAGGCATCGAAAAGGCGGGCTTGTCTTTAAAAGCCCATTTCCCCTATCAAAGTGATGATATAAACGAGCTCTCGGACGATATTTCTTTCGGAGACGACGAATAA
- a CDS encoding TPM domain-containing protein, which yields MSKHLSTNTTNLRKQAWLSILAFLSVLFVYQLSYGQNIPKRPNPPRLVNDFVGAFSQTEIQSLEQKLVAFDDSTSNQVAVVVIESLDGYDMNTYAVKLGRDWGIGQNERNNGIVFLWSTGDRKVYIATGYGLEGALPDAYAKRIISQVVIPNFKNGQFFKGVDEGVDAIINYTKGEYLNDQADGEPGASGFLIILAVIAAVIILSIIFGKRGGNGGGGMMRRSSSAWPYTTYTGWGNQSGNWGGGGGWSGGGGGFGGFGGGSFGGGGAGGSY from the coding sequence ATGAGCAAACACCTCTCAACAAATACCACAAATCTCAGAAAACAAGCTTGGTTAAGCATTTTGGCCTTTCTTTCCGTACTGTTTGTTTATCAACTTTCGTATGGCCAAAACATTCCCAAAAGGCCAAACCCTCCGCGTTTGGTCAATGACTTCGTAGGAGCTTTCAGTCAAACGGAAATCCAAAGTTTAGAACAAAAACTGGTTGCTTTCGACGACAGCACCTCCAACCAAGTGGCCGTGGTGGTTATCGAATCTTTGGACGGCTACGACATGAACACCTATGCGGTAAAGTTGGGTCGCGATTGGGGAATTGGCCAAAACGAACGGAACAACGGCATTGTTTTCCTTTGGTCGACTGGCGACAGAAAAGTGTACATCGCTACGGGGTACGGATTGGAAGGGGCTCTACCCGATGCATATGCCAAACGTATCATCTCGCAAGTGGTTATCCCAAACTTCAAGAACGGACAGTTTTTCAAAGGAGTCGACGAAGGAGTTGACGCCATTATCAATTACACCAAAGGCGAATACCTCAACGATCAAGCCGACGGCGAGCCTGGAGCTAGTGGTTTCCTCATCATTCTAGCCGTGATTGCGGCGGTAATCATTTTGAGTATTATTTTCGGTAAACGCGGAGGAAACGGTGGTGGAGGAATGATGCGAAGAAGCTCATCTGCTTGGCCCTATACCACGTATACGGGTTGGGGAAATCAATCTGGAAACTGGGGCGGCGGTGGCGGCTGGTCTGGAGGTGGTGGCGGTTTCGGTGGTTTCGGAGGAGGAAGCTTTGGCGGCGGCGGTGCCGGTGGCAGTTATTAA
- a CDS encoding metal-dependent transcriptional regulator encodes MNKKEKNPTMVSYTEENYLKAIYHLYTQNEGQAVSTNDLAESTQTRAASVTDMLKKLAEKKYINYKKYQGVTLTEEGTRIALRIIRKHRLWEVFLVEKLGFKWDEIHEIAEQLEHIKSSELTNRLEAYLNYPKFDPHGDPIPDAEGQVPKIETKPLSECQTDEKLTITGVSEDSSTFLRHLDKLGIQLGLDFAINDISDFDQSIEIELSNGKTLRLSHEVAKNIQASAKN; translated from the coding sequence TTGAACAAAAAAGAAAAGAACCCTACAATGGTTTCGTATACCGAAGAAAATTACCTCAAAGCAATCTATCATTTATATACGCAAAATGAAGGGCAGGCCGTGAGCACCAACGACTTAGCAGAAAGCACGCAAACACGTGCCGCTTCGGTAACGGATATGCTGAAGAAACTGGCCGAAAAAAAATACATCAATTATAAAAAATACCAAGGGGTAACGCTTACCGAAGAAGGCACTCGCATTGCCCTGAGAATTATCCGTAAGCACCGCCTTTGGGAAGTATTCCTTGTGGAAAAGCTGGGCTTCAAATGGGACGAAATCCACGAAATTGCCGAACAATTGGAGCACATCAAATCGAGTGAACTGACCAACAGGCTGGAAGCTTATTTGAATTATCCCAAATTCGATCCGCATGGCGACCCCATCCCCGATGCCGAAGGCCAAGTGCCGAAAATCGAAACCAAACCTCTTTCTGAATGCCAAACGGATGAAAAATTGACCATCACCGGCGTATCGGAAGACTCTTCTACGTTTTTGCGGCATCTCGACAAACTGGGCATACAACTTGGTTTGGATTTCGCCATAAACGACATCAGCGATTTCGATCAATCCATTGAAATCGAATTGAGCAATGGAAAAACATTACGTCTGAGCCACGAAGTCGCCAAAAACATTCAGGCCAGTGCGAAAAATTAG
- a CDS encoding LptF/LptG family permease, producing MKILDKYFLKKFLTTYVFAVFVIVLIILVIDYVEKNDDFIQKNAVLSDILFKYYLNLAPYWANTISPLMIFISTVFFTAKLAAHSEIVAIMTNGVSFRRLMLPYIMGSTLIGIFSFIVIGWFLPKANSIRIDFENEYVHEKYFFSDRDFHMAVGPDTYVYFSSYNNQSQTAFDFTIEKFEGNELIEKLSSRRIAYVDSLQKWRIYDYNIRTLGRMKDELVSNRGYVDSTINMEPRDFENAKGAYETYTIPELNERIEVLKTRGAEGIEPYQIELYQRFATPFAVIILSVMGLIVSARKRRGGVGIQIAIGFLLAFIYILFYIMSKGIAESGNMSPVLAVWLPNIVFTCIATIMYFTVPR from the coding sequence ATGAAAATCCTCGACAAATATTTCCTGAAGAAATTTCTGACCACCTATGTCTTTGCGGTCTTTGTAATCGTATTGATTATTCTGGTGATCGACTACGTGGAAAAAAACGACGACTTCATTCAGAAAAATGCGGTATTGAGCGATATCCTCTTCAAATACTATCTCAATCTCGCACCCTATTGGGCCAACACCATCAGCCCTTTGATGATCTTCATTTCTACGGTGTTTTTTACCGCTAAACTGGCAGCCCACAGCGAGATTGTGGCCATCATGACCAACGGAGTGAGTTTCAGGCGTTTGATGCTGCCCTATATCATGGGTTCTACGCTCATCGGCATTTTCTCATTCATTGTGATCGGCTGGTTTTTGCCCAAAGCCAATTCCATTCGTATCGATTTTGAAAACGAGTATGTACACGAAAAATACTTCTTCTCCGACCGCGATTTCCATATGGCTGTCGGCCCCGATACTTACGTCTATTTTTCATCTTACAACAATCAATCGCAAACGGCATTCGACTTCACCATCGAGAAATTCGAAGGCAATGAGCTGATTGAAAAATTAAGTTCGCGGCGAATTGCATACGTAGACAGCTTGCAGAAATGGCGGATTTACGATTACAACATCCGCACTTTGGGTCGTATGAAAGATGAGCTCGTTTCGAACAGAGGCTACGTGGATTCGACGATCAACATGGAGCCGCGAGATTTCGAAAACGCCAAAGGTGCGTATGAAACCTATACCATTCCCGAACTGAACGAAAGGATTGAAGTACTCAAAACCCGAGGAGCAGAAGGCATTGAACCCTACCAAATCGAACTATACCAACGCTTTGCCACACCGTTTGCGGTTATTATTCTGTCGGTAATGGGCCTCATTGTTTCGGCACGAAAACGACGTGGCGGAGTGGGCATTCAAATTGCCATTGGGTTCTTGCTGGCTTTCATTTACATTCTTTTTTACATCATGTCGAAAGGAATTGCCGAATCCGGCAACATGTCGCCCGTTTTAGCGGTGTGGCTTCCGAACATCGTGTTCACCTGCATTGCCACCATCATGTACTTTACGGTACCGCGGTAG
- a CDS encoding VOC family protein: MGEQTNTSADDRITPKVTGIGGIFFFAENPQEVKKWYEENLGFALNPWGGASFESRDLENPKEINTLEWTPFEKGSEYFAPSKKEFMINYRVQNIEGMVEELKAKGVTILDDIASYDYGKFVHILDKEGNKIELWEPVYSEPSSSDEKE, encoded by the coding sequence ATGGGAGAGCAAACAAATACATCTGCAGACGATCGGATCACACCAAAAGTGACGGGGATCGGGGGAATTTTCTTTTTTGCTGAAAATCCGCAAGAAGTAAAAAAATGGTACGAAGAAAACTTGGGTTTTGCACTCAATCCTTGGGGCGGAGCCAGTTTTGAATCCCGCGACCTGGAAAACCCCAAAGAAATAAACACCCTCGAATGGACACCTTTTGAAAAGGGCAGCGAATATTTTGCCCCTTCGAAAAAAGAGTTTATGATCAACTATCGCGTGCAAAATATCGAAGGCATGGTTGAAGAACTCAAAGCCAAAGGTGTAACAATTCTCGACGATATCGCCAGCTACGATTACGGCAAATTCGTGCACATTCTGGATAAAGAGGGCAACAAAATCGAGCTTTGGGAACCGGTGTATTCCGAGCCGAGCAGCTCGGATGAAAAAGAGTAA
- a CDS encoding argininosuccinate synthase, which yields MATKKVVLAYSGGLDTSFCVKYLSEEKGMEVHSVLVDTGGFTDEEVADIEKKAYELGVKSHHTARVADKYYQDCIKFLIFGNVLKNNTYPLSVSAERIFQAVAVAEYAKSIGANAIAHGSTGAGNDQVRFDMAFRIIVPDAEIITPIRDLKLSREDEIEFLKSKGVVREWHKAAYSINQGLWGTSVGGKETLNSYDNLPESAFPIQKNKEGEEEVQLLFEKGELKGVGDAYFENPVDAIRKLHALATPYGIGRDTHVGDTIIGIKGRVGFEAAAPLIIIKAHHLLEKHVLTKWQQYWKQNMAEWYGIQLHEGQFNDPVMRDMEQFFSSTQGHVSGKVRVKLSAYRFDLLGIESKYDLMSDAFGSYGEMNNAWSGDDVRGFSKIASNQVMIYEKVKELAEKG from the coding sequence ATGGCGACAAAAAAAGTAGTCTTGGCATACAGCGGCGGTTTGGATACTTCATTCTGCGTAAAGTACCTCAGTGAAGAGAAAGGAATGGAAGTGCATTCGGTATTGGTAGATACCGGAGGATTTACCGACGAAGAAGTAGCCGATATCGAGAAAAAGGCTTACGAATTGGGCGTAAAAAGCCATCATACTGCTCGAGTAGCAGACAAATATTATCAAGATTGCATCAAGTTTTTGATTTTCGGCAATGTGCTGAAAAACAACACTTACCCCCTTTCGGTAAGTGCCGAAAGGATATTTCAGGCCGTGGCAGTGGCAGAATATGCGAAAAGCATCGGTGCCAATGCAATAGCTCACGGCAGCACAGGAGCCGGAAACGACCAAGTGCGTTTCGATATGGCTTTCCGCATCATTGTTCCCGATGCCGAAATCATCACGCCCATCCGCGATTTGAAACTATCGAGAGAAGATGAAATCGAATTCCTGAAATCGAAAGGTGTGGTAAGGGAATGGCACAAAGCCGCCTATTCTATCAATCAAGGACTGTGGGGCACCTCTGTGGGCGGAAAAGAAACCTTGAACTCCTACGACAATCTTCCCGAATCGGCATTCCCGATTCAAAAAAACAAAGAGGGCGAAGAAGAAGTGCAGTTGCTTTTCGAAAAAGGTGAGTTGAAAGGTGTGGGTGACGCATATTTCGAAAACCCTGTGGATGCTATCCGCAAACTTCATGCTTTGGCTACGCCTTACGGCATTGGTCGTGATACCCATGTAGGCGATACCATTATTGGAATTAAAGGACGGGTAGGCTTTGAAGCTGCCGCACCTTTGATCATCATCAAAGCTCACCATTTGCTCGAAAAACACGTATTGACGAAATGGCAACAATACTGGAAACAGAATATGGCCGAATGGTACGGCATTCAATTGCACGAAGGCCAGTTCAATGATCCCGTGATGCGGGATATGGAGCAGTTTTTCTCCTCTACACAAGGCCATGTAAGCGGAAAAGTACGGGTGAAACTTTCGGCTTACCGCTTCGATTTGCTCGGTATTGAATCGAAATACGATTTGATGTCCGATGCCTTTGGAAGTTATGGCGAAATGAACAATGCGTGGAGCGGCGACGATGTACGCGGTTTCTCTAAAATTGCTTCAAACCAAGTTATGATTTACGAAAAAGTGAAAGAATTGGCCGAGAAAGGCTAA